CGCTCGAAGATGGTAAAATTACAGATGACAAACGTATTCGTGCCACGCTTCCTACGATCAACTACTTGATCGAAAAAGGCGCTAAAGTTATTTTGGCAAGCCACATGGGCCGTCCAAAAGGCGAAGTGGTTGAATCCATGCGTTTGACTCCAGCTGCTGAGCGTTTGTCCGAATTGCTCGGTAAAAAAGTCGTTAAAGCGGATGATTCCGTTGGCGAAACAGTAAAAGCTCAAATCGCTGAACTGAACAATGGCGACGTATTGTTGCTTGAGAACGTTCGTTTCCACGCAGGCGAAGAGAAAAACGATCCTGAATTGGCAAAACAATTTGCTGAACTGGCTGACGTATTCGTTAACGATGCATTCGGCGCAGCTCACAGAGCACACGCTTCGACAGAAGGTATCGCTCATTTGTTGCCAGCAGTATCCGGTCTCTTGATGGAAAAAGAACTTGAAGTGTTGGGCAAAGCAATCTCCAACCCTGAGCGTCCTTTCACAGCAATCATCGGTGGTTCCAAAGTTAAAGACAAAATCGATGTGATCGACAACCTGTTGAACATTGCAGATAACGTAATCATCGGTGGCGGCCTGACTTACACGTTCTTCAAAGCACAAGGACATGAAATCGGACAATCTCTGTTGGATGATTCCAAACTGGACGTTGCTCTTGGTTTCATTGAAAAAGCGAAAAAATTGGGCAAAAACTTCTACCTGCCGGTAGATATCGTTGTATCTGACGACTTCAGTGCAAGTGCAAACACACAAATCGTTGGTATCGACGGCATCCCTGCAGACTGGGAAGGCGTGGACATCGGACCGAAAACTCGTGCAATCTATGCTGAAGTGATCAAAAACTCCAAGCTGGTTGTATGGAACGGACCAATGGGCGTATTCGAAATTGAGCCTTTCTCTAACGGTACACGTGAGGTTGCTGAAGCTTGTGCAGAGACAGAAGCATACACCATCATTGGTGGTGGTGACTCCGCAGCAGCAGCTGAGAAGTTCAAATTGGCTGACAAAATGGACCACATCTCTACAGGTGGCGGTGCATCGCTCGAGTTCATGGAAGGCAAAGTGCTTCCTGGCGTAGTTGCATTGAACGACAAGTAAGCTTTAAGCTATAGCATGAAGGAGTTGAAAACCATGAGAACACCGATTATCGCAGGTAACTGGAAAATGTTCAAAACGGTTTCCGAATCCAATGACTTCATTCAGGAAGTTAAAGGAAAAGCGGAAGTTGAAGGCGTAGAGACTGTTATTTGCGCACCGTTTACGAATCTGCCATCCCTGGTAGAAGCCGTTAAAGGCACAAACATCAAAATTGGTGCACAAAATCTTCATTTTGAAGACAACGGTGCATTCACAGGTGAAATCAGCGGCGTGATGCTGAAAGACCTGGGTGTGGATTACGTCATTATTGGTCACTCGGAGCGCCGTCAATATTTTGCGGAAACCGATGAGACTGTCAATAAAAAGTTGCATGCAGCATTCCGTCACGGATTGACTCCAATCTTTTGTCTTGGTGAGACGCTTGAAGAGCGCGAAGCTGATCAAACGAAAGACGTGTGCAAAGTGCAAACGGAAGCTGCTTTTGCAGGTCTGTCCGCAGATCAGGCTGCACAAGTGGTTATCGCTTATGAGCCAATCTGGGCGATTGGTACAGGCAAATCCTCTACTTCCCAAGATGCGAATGAAGTTATTGCTTACATTCGTACGCTGGTGAAGGATCTGTACGACCAAAAGGTAGCAGATGCAGTTCGTATTCAATACGGCGGCAGTGTTAAACCTGAGAACGTAACAGAATACCTCGGACAAAGCGACATCGACGGCGCGCTTGTTGGCGGTGCCAGCTTGCAACCGGCTTCGTTCATCGCGCTTGTTGAGGGGGCGAAGTAATGACAGCTCCAAAACCTGTAGCACTGATCATTATGGACGGCTTTGGTCTTCGTAACACGGTGGAAGGCAACGCGGTAGCGCAAGCCAAGAAACCGAACTATGACCGTTTTATGAGCCAATTCCCACACACAACTCTCACTGCTTGCGGTGAAGCGGTAGGTTTGCCTGAAGGGCAAATGGGGAACTCCGAGGTAGGTCACCTGAATATTGGTGCCGGCCGGATCGTATACCAGGATTTGACTCGTATCTCCAAATCGATTCGTGACGGTGAATTTTACGACAATGAGACACTCGTTAAAGCTGTTCGCGAAGCGAAACAAAGCGGTAAAAAGCTTCACTTGTATGGTTTGTTGTCCGATGGCGGCGTACATAGTCACATCGACCACTTGTTCGCTATGCTGGATCTCGCCAAAAAAGAAGGAATGAATGACGTATACATTCATGCTTTCATGGATGGCCGTGATGTTATGCCAGATAGCGGTAAAGAGTTCATGCAGAAGCTGATTGCCAAAATCGAGGAAGTCGGTGTAGGACAAATCGCAACGGTTCAAGGTCGCTACTATGCGATGGACCGTGACAAACGTTGGGAACGTGTTGAGAAATCATATCGTGCCATCGTTTATGGTGATGGACCAAAATACACTGATCCACTCAAAGCAGTTGAAGAATCGTATGAAAAATCCGTATTTGACGAATTCGTTGAACCAACGGTTATCGTTAAAGCGGATGGCCAGCCGGTAGGTTTGGTGGAGAGCGGCGATTCCGTCATTTTCCTCAACTTCCGTCCTGACCGTGCGATCCAACTGTCGCAAGTATTCACGAACCAGGATTTCCGTGGTTTCGACCGCGGTCCGAAGTTCCCTGTGGGCTTGCACTTCGTGTGCCTGACCTTGTTCAGCGAGACCGTTGAAGGTTACGTGGCTTACTCGCCTAAAAACCTCGACAACACGCTGGGTGAAGTTCTGGTACAGAACAACAAGAAACAATTGCGTATTGCAGAAACCGAGAAATACCCGCACGTAACCTTCTTCTTCAGCGGCGGCCGTGATGTTGAGCTTCCGGGCGAAACACGCGTGCTGATCAACTCACCAAAAGTTGCAACGTACGACTTGCAGCCGGAGATGAGCGCGTATGAAGTAGCTGACGCATGTGTTCGTGAGATTGAAGCAGACAAACATGACGCCATTATTCTGAACTTCGCTAACCCTGATATGGTTGGACACTCCGGCATGCTGGAGCCTACCATTAAGGCAGTAGAAGTAACAGACGAATGCATGGGCCGTGTTGTGGATGCAGTTCTCGCTAAAGGCGGCGTTGTGCTGATTACTGCGGATCATGGTAACGCGGATATGGTGTTCGATGAGCAAGGACGTCCGTTCACTGCTCACACAACGAATCCGGTTCCACTCATCGTTACAGATGCTAACGTTACCCTGCGTGAAGGCGGAATCCTCGCGGATATCGCTCCAACGATTCTTGACCTGATGCAATTGCCTAAACCGGCTGAAATGACAGGTACATCTGTCATCGCTACCCGTAAATAATATAATTTTAATAGGTTATTGAATAAGGCCTAAGTTGAACCTTAACGAAGCGGGCAGAACCGATCTGTAGAAGCGAAGCGTTCGCCTTTATCACATGATTTCAACTTATAAAAACAAGTTCAAAGAAATCAGGGGATAACAGCGATCGGAAGACGGTACTGCATGCGGAGTGGCCTGGTGAAACTCAACTATTCTGAACGTATTAAAATAAAATTCCAAATTAAAAGGAGATTATCACTCATGACTATTATTTCTGACGTGTACGCTCGCGAAGTCCTTGACTCCCGCGGTAACCCTACAGTTGAAGTTGAAGTATACCTGGAGTCCGGCGCAATCGGACGCGCAATCGTTCCATCTGGTGCATCTACTGGTGCCCACGAAGCTGTTGAGCTTCGCGATGGCGACAAATCCCGTTACCTGGGTAAAGGCGTTCTGCAAGCTGTTAAGAACGTAAACGAAACAATCGCTCCAGAAGTAATCGGTATGGATGCATTGGATCAACTGGGTATCGACAAATTGATGATTACTTTGGATGGTACGCCAAACAAAGGTAAACTGGGTGCTAACGCAATCCTGGCTGTATCCATGGCTGTAGCTCGCGCAGCTGCTGACGCTTTGGATCTGCCATTGTACGTTTACCTGGGCGGATTCAACGCTAAAGTACTGCCAGTACCAATGATGAACATCATCAACGGTGGTGAGCATGCTGACAACAACATCGACGTTCAAGAGTTCATGGTTCTTCCAGTTGGAGCACCAAGCTTCAAAGAAGCTCTTCGCGTAGGAGCGGAAATCTTCCACAACCTGAAATCCGTACTGAGCTCCAAAGGTCTGAACACAGCTGTAGGTGACGAAGGCGGCTTCGCACCGAACCTTGGTTCGAACGAAGAAGCAATCACTACAATCATTGAAGCTATTGAAAAAGCAGGTTACAAACCAGGCGTTGACGTATTCCTGGGTATGGACGTAGCTTCCACTGAGTTCTACAAAGATGGTAAGTACACACTTGCTGGCGAAGGTAAATCTTACACTTCCGCTGAGTATGTTGACCTTCTGGCTTCATGGGTTGAGAAATACCCAATCATCACAATCGAAGACGGTATGTCCGAAGATGACTGGGATGGTTGGAAATTGCTCACTGAGAAATTGGGAGACAAAGTACAACTCGTTGGTGATGACCTGTTCGTAACGAACACAGAGCGTCTGGGTAGAGGTATCGAACAAGGTATCGGTAACTCCATCCTGATCAAAGTTAACCAAATCGGTACATTGACTGAAACATTCGATGCAATCGAAATGGCTAAACGTGCAGGATACACTGCTGTAATCTCCCACCGTTCCGGTGAGTCCGAAGACAGCACAATCGCTGACATCGCTGTTGCAACAAACGCGGGTCAAATTAAAACGGGTGCTCCTTCCCGTACAGACCGTATCGCGAAGTACAACCAATTGCTCCGCATCGAGGATCAACTGGGCGAACTGGCTCAATACAATGGTCTCAAAGGTTTCTACAACCTCAAAAAATAAGTTGTCTTACGACAACTCATGGGCAAGCCGGGTAACCGGCTTGCCTTTTTTATTAAGTTGATTTTAATTACTAAAGAAGATTAAAAGGGTTGAAAATGTTGGCTATATCTCAGTAATTGAGGAAATGCCACTACTTGTATCACGTTAATAGCTGTGTTACAATTAAAGTAACTGTTTTTATGGTGAGATGTTATGCCCACATGGGTAGGAGGTGGAAAGAATGGATATTGCTTTGAAATTGCTGCTCGTGGTGTTTTCGATCGGTCTAATCACTGTAGTATTGCTGCAGCACGGGAAAAGCGCTGGTTTGGCGGGTGCCATCTCCGGTGGTGCGGAACATCTTTTCGGTAAAACGAAAGCGCGCGGACTGGATCTTTTCCTGCAACGTGCAACAGTTGTACTGGGTGCAGGATTCTTCATTTTGTCTATCATCGTTACGGTTGTCTCCAAGTAAGAGTTGGAGTGCCTTATGTAACGCGATAGTTTCGAGCAGGAACGCTTGAATGATTAACCTTCGTTTCGAGAAGAAACGGAGGTTTTTTAATAAATTCATTCATGACCAGTCTTTTCCAATGAACTACATGATTCTGATCTTCGATTTCTTCTCACTTCCGTTCGGTTACCTTCCTACATATTCGCCCTGTTCTGGGCCGATTCTTTTCTGTCTTTTCGAGAGCAAAACACATGTAGCATAAATGCTGTTATGATGCATGAAAGCGCGGTTATGCAAGGGGCCATGCATGCTTGGTTTATTTTGCAGGGTACGGATGCGCCGGATTGAATTCGTGTATACTAGGGTATGAGATAGTGAGGCCTGAGTTAAATGGCTTTTCTATTTGTAAGGTTTCTGATACATAGAGAGATGAAACAAGATTACACTTTTATGTTTCCCGAGGTGAATATTAATGATAACAGAACAACAATTGCTCGACTTCATGCGGGATACCGCTTATAAACCGATGACTTATCAGGAACTGGAACAGCACTTCGAGATTGAAGACGCGGCTGATTTCAAAGCCTTTTTAATTATGCTTAATACGTTGGAGGAATCCGGCAAAGTCTTGCTGACTCGCAATAACCGCTACGGCATGCCAGAACGTATGGATTTGGTGCGCGGACGTTTGCAGGCTCATGCGAAGGGGTTTGCTTTCCTCATCCCTGAGGATCGGGAACACCCGGATGTGTACATCCATGCCAATGATATGAAAAGCGCGATGAACGGAGATACGGTATTTGTTAAAGTGACTTCTCAAGGTCCTTCCGGTGGGCGTTTGGAAGGCGAGATTGTCCGTATTGTTACCCGTGCGGTCACGCAAGTGGTCGGTGTATTCCAAAGCCACGAGGTTTATGGCTTCGTCATTCCGGACGATAAGCGGATTAACCGGGATATCTTCATCCCACGGACGAACTTTAATGGAGCTGTTGATGGGCAAAAAGTTGTTGCGAAAATCGTCAGCTATCCAGAGGGCCGGGCAGCAGCAGAAGGTGAAGTGATCGAGATTCTCGGTCATAAGGATGAACCGGGCATTGATATTTTGTCAGTGATCCGTAAACATCAGCTGCCTGAAGCTTTCCCGGATGAAGTGGTGGAAGAATCCGAAAAAGCACCGGATGCCATTACGGAAGAAGAAATTATCCAGCAAGGTCGCCGCGATCTGCGTGGGTTGAATATCGTTACGATTGATGGCGAAGACGCGAAGGATCTCGATGACGCTGTCAATGTGGAGAAACTACCTAACGGTAACTATCGTCTGGGCGTTCATATTGCCGATGTAGGCTATTATGTGCAGGAGAACTCGAAGCTGGACCAGGAAGCGTACAATCGGGGATGCAGCGTGTATCTGGTGGACCGTGTTATTCCGATGCTTCCGCAACGGTTGTCCAACGGGATCTGTAGTTTGAACCCGCAGGTAGACCGCTTGACCCTGTCTTGTGAGATGGAGTTCAACGACCAGATGAAGGTTGTGAAACACGACATTTTCACAAGTGTTATCAAGACCAAAGAGCGGATGACGTATTCCAACGTTCGTAAAATTCTTGAAGGTGAAGAGCCTGAATTGTTGGAGCGTTACAAGGACCTAGTGGATGATTTCCACTTGATGAAAGAGATTGCTTTGAAGCTTCGTGCGATGCGTATGCGCCGCGGTGCGGTTGACTTTGATTTTGAAGAATCCAAAATCATCGTGGATGAAGAATGCAAACCAGTCGATATCGTGAAACGGGAGCGTTCGATTGCGGAGCAAATCATTGAGGAATTCATGCTGGCAGCCAATGAAACGGTAGCAGAGCATTTCCACTGGTTGAAGGTTCCGTTCATTTATCGTGTGCATGAAGATCCAGATCAGGAAAAACTGCAAAATTTTCTCGCCTTTGCGGCGAATTTCGGACACCACGTCAAAGGACGTGGCAACGCGATTCATCCACGGGCGCTTCAATCCCTTCTTGAGGATATCAAAGAAACGAAAGAACAAACCGTTATTAGTACAATGATGCTGCGTTCCATGAAACAGGCGAAGTATGATTCTGAGATGTCTGGTCACTTTGGTCTGGCGGCAGAGTTCTACAGTCACTTCACATCACCGATCCGTCGTTATCCCGACCTCGTCATTCACCGTGTTATTCGGGAAGTGATTGAGAACAATGGGGCTTTGCCTGAGAACCGTCAGGAGTATTTGGCTGGACGTATGGCCGATATTGCGCAACAGTCTTCGGAACGCGAGCGAGTGGCGGTTGAAGCTGAGCGCGATACAGAGAAAATGAAGAAAGCCGAGTATATGCTTGATAAGGTCGGCGAAGAGTTCGAAGGCATGATCAGCAGTGTTACCAGCTTCGGTATGTTCATTGAACTGGAAAATACGGTAGAGGGTCTGATTCGCCTGAGTGCGCTCACAGACGACTATTACCATTTTGACGACCAACATATGGCTCTGATTGGCGAACGCACCTCCAAAGTCTTCCGCATCGGTGATGAGGTGAAGATTCGAGTGGCGCGTGTGAGCATGGAAGAGTACACGATTGACTTTGAAATGGTTGATATGAAACCTCGCGGCGAACGTCCAGGTGGTTTCAGCGGTGGACGTGGTGGTAAAGGTGGACGTCCTGCTGGTGGCGGAGCACGCGGTGGTGCGAAGAGTGGTTCCGGTGGATTCAGTGGCTCGCGTGGTGGTAAAGGCGCCCCAACTGGTGCTGGAGGCAGCCGTGGGGGCAGATCTGCCGATGAGAGCAGCAAAGGCGGACGTGGCGGTCGTAGCGGAGCTTCGAACACAGCAGGAAGCGCGGGTGGCAAAGGTGGCGGCAAACCGAGAGGTGAGCGTCGTGCTGGAGATATCGGCGGATCAGCGGGCCGGAGCAAGGGAGCGGTAAGCTTTGGTTTTGGCTCGGGCAAAGGTGGTTATAGCTCTACCGCAGGTGGCCAGGAAGGCACTTCAGCTAGTGGACAAGGGAATGCTCTGAACAGCGGCAGCAGTCGCGGTGAAGGTAGCTTCAAATCCGGTAAAGGCGGAGGTAAAGGTGGCAAAGGCGGTAGTGGACGCAAAAACACCTCACCTAGCGGTGTGTTTATCGGAGAAGGAGCTACACCGGGTGGTGTTCAGGAAGGCGGCGCACCACGCCGTAAGCGCAAGAAGAGTAAAGGCGCACCAGCCAACGGAACGGCGGCTTTTGTACGGAAGAAGAAAAAGTAATCGCGTTTCGCTGAGCATGAAATGAGTGTAATGGGAAGGGGCGGCGCAGACCGCCTCTTTCTTGATTTTAACAGCGGTCCTTGCTACAATTAAGGTCTGGCATGTGGTACCTGAGAAAATGTATGGTGCGCTGCTGTAGAGCATAGGTACCGGCTTATTTTACGGAGAAGGAGTGAGGACATGGGCAAGAATGATGGACAGAGTAAAGTGCTTGCACAGAATAAAAAGGCTTCCCATGACTACTTCATTGAAGATACGTATGAAGCGGGCATGGTGCTTACCGGAACGGAGATTAAATCTCTTCGTAACGGCCGTGCGAATATTGGCGATGCATTTGCCACGATTCGGAACGGTGAGATTCATATTCACAATATGCATATTAGTCCTTTTGAACAAGGGAACCGTCATAATCCAATTGATCCAACACGTACGCGCAAGCTGTTGATGCATAAAGTGCAGATCCACAAGCTTCTAGGGCTGTCGAAGCAGGATGGATACAGCATAGTACCGCTGAAGATCTATATTCGTAACGGGTATGCGAAGCTATTGCTCGGACTGGGTAAAGGTAAGAAGCAGTATGATAAACGGGAGTCTGCTGCAAAACGCGATGCACAACGTGATATTCAACGGGTACTTCGCGAGAAGCAGAAGGTTGCTCGTTGATTGGGTTGCTATGTGTTGATTTGCTCATGGTAAGTTAGTTAGTGATAGGCGGGTTATTTTAGAAATAAGGATCTCAGGTTTTACCCTTAGTTGGGTAGAGCTTGGGATTTTTTTGATCTGATTAGAGGTTTCTTGTTAAAAGGGTGTCAGATTTTTGTGCCAGATCTGATATGATATACAACAGTTTGCCATGTAACCTGTCTAATAGAAATTGTTAGTATGGGTCAGGTGAAGCTGTATGGTTTATTGGAAAGGTTGATGGAGTTATTGCAGATGGCTGCGTAGCTTGTTCGGATCGTGGGTAAGATAGTTAATAAAAGCTGTTCATGCTCATGAATTGTCTGCACTTCGGTACTCAACTTTACTTCCCTTAAGGGACGCGGTATAATATGTAGACGCTTGAGCATCATATGTGTGTTGGATAACATGCGTAGTTGCTCAGCCTGTTGGAACGTCTTCCAGCAATCTGTACTATATCGGTGAATGTTCCTGTGTTATGATGTTCTTGTAGCAGGAATGCCGAGTTTGAAAGAAGCATCTTTTTACCTTGGAGGGAAAAAGATGTGCAGCACCTTTGCTCCGTATTCACGGATTAATCCTGGAGCCCTTCTTATATGAGGGGGCGTTTATGGATTCGACGGGGATAGTTCGAGCATGGGTAGCGGGTAGTGGGGACGCGTCCACTTCATCAACGCTAAAGCCTATTAAACGGCAAACAACAAACAAACTACGCTTTCGCAGCCTAAGAAACTGTGTGCGTGCTTCTAACCTGCATCGCCCATGTGACAGGATTAGGGGCTAACAAGTAGTGGGATACGCTGTCACATCTCCGCCTGGGGTGTGCTGAAGAAGACAATCAGGCTGACCCAACGTATAGCCGGTTACGGGGCGATACTCGGGTGACATCAAAACTGTGACTACACCCGTAGAAGCTTATGTGTCGTTATCTTCGGACAGGGGTTCGACTCCCCTCGCCTCCATACTGAAAACCCGCTCTGTGAGCGGGTTTTAGCTTTTCTTATCTAAAGTTGTAGCCATTTAGTAGCCATATCAATATTTTTAATTGGATCTTTATTAACCCAGTAGCCTTTTTGGCTACTGGGTTTTTATTGTTACAATATCTTTCCTTATGATAATTTGTAACTAAATACAGAACTCCTGTACGGTCGTTATTGAACGAGGTTCGACAGTTTTGCTATTTACGAATGTATGTTTTAGCTCTAAATTGTTTATATCAATAAGACAAAAAGGTGGCGTTAAAAATGATGAAAGGTATTATTAAAACGGAAAAAGGTAAGTATAGAGCAACATTTGATCATGGAACTATTAATGGTGAAAGAGATAGACGTTACAAGACTTATAAAACTCTTGAGGAGGCTGAAAAAGCTCTAACGGAGTTTAATTATAATAAGCAACGTAATCTGTTGGTTACTTCGAATAAAATGACTTTGGCCGAATTTATTGAATACTGGATGGAGAATTACGTTAAGCACAAATGTGAAGAAACTACAAAATATGGGTACAATAATATAATAAATAAACATATTATTCCCTATTTCAAGGAGCTTGAATTGCAAAGTCTGCAACCTATTCATATTCAGCAGTATTACAATTTTCTAATGAATGTAAAAGGCCTATCGGCAAATACAGTTATTAAGCATCATGCGTGTTTGCGAAAATGCCTTAACTTTGGTTTGAAACAACAATTTGTACATCGAAATGTAG
This window of the Paenibacillus marchantiae genome carries:
- the tpiA gene encoding triose-phosphate isomerase, producing MRTPIIAGNWKMFKTVSESNDFIQEVKGKAEVEGVETVICAPFTNLPSLVEAVKGTNIKIGAQNLHFEDNGAFTGEISGVMLKDLGVDYVIIGHSERRQYFAETDETVNKKLHAAFRHGLTPIFCLGETLEEREADQTKDVCKVQTEAAFAGLSADQAAQVVIAYEPIWAIGTGKSSTSQDANEVIAYIRTLVKDLYDQKVADAVRIQYGGSVKPENVTEYLGQSDIDGALVGGASLQPASFIALVEGAK
- the smpB gene encoding SsrA-binding protein SmpB, with translation MGKNDGQSKVLAQNKKASHDYFIEDTYEAGMVLTGTEIKSLRNGRANIGDAFATIRNGEIHIHNMHISPFEQGNRHNPIDPTRTRKLLMHKVQIHKLLGLSKQDGYSIVPLKIYIRNGYAKLLLGLGKGKKQYDKRESAAKRDAQRDIQRVLREKQKVAR
- a CDS encoding phosphoglycerate kinase, whose translation is MNKKSVRDIELTGKRAFVRVDFNVPLEDGKITDDKRIRATLPTINYLIEKGAKVILASHMGRPKGEVVESMRLTPAAERLSELLGKKVVKADDSVGETVKAQIAELNNGDVLLLENVRFHAGEEKNDPELAKQFAELADVFVNDAFGAAHRAHASTEGIAHLLPAVSGLLMEKELEVLGKAISNPERPFTAIIGGSKVKDKIDVIDNLLNIADNVIIGGGLTYTFFKAQGHEIGQSLLDDSKLDVALGFIEKAKKLGKNFYLPVDIVVSDDFSASANTQIVGIDGIPADWEGVDIGPKTRAIYAEVIKNSKLVVWNGPMGVFEIEPFSNGTREVAEACAETEAYTIIGGGDSAAAAEKFKLADKMDHISTGGGASLEFMEGKVLPGVVALNDK
- the gpmI gene encoding 2,3-bisphosphoglycerate-independent phosphoglycerate mutase is translated as MTAPKPVALIIMDGFGLRNTVEGNAVAQAKKPNYDRFMSQFPHTTLTACGEAVGLPEGQMGNSEVGHLNIGAGRIVYQDLTRISKSIRDGEFYDNETLVKAVREAKQSGKKLHLYGLLSDGGVHSHIDHLFAMLDLAKKEGMNDVYIHAFMDGRDVMPDSGKEFMQKLIAKIEEVGVGQIATVQGRYYAMDRDKRWERVEKSYRAIVYGDGPKYTDPLKAVEESYEKSVFDEFVEPTVIVKADGQPVGLVESGDSVIFLNFRPDRAIQLSQVFTNQDFRGFDRGPKFPVGLHFVCLTLFSETVEGYVAYSPKNLDNTLGEVLVQNNKKQLRIAETEKYPHVTFFFSGGRDVELPGETRVLINSPKVATYDLQPEMSAYEVADACVREIEADKHDAIILNFANPDMVGHSGMLEPTIKAVEVTDECMGRVVDAVLAKGGVVLITADHGNADMVFDEQGRPFTAHTTNPVPLIVTDANVTLREGGILADIAPTILDLMQLPKPAEMTGTSVIATRK
- the rnr gene encoding ribonuclease R: MITEQQLLDFMRDTAYKPMTYQELEQHFEIEDAADFKAFLIMLNTLEESGKVLLTRNNRYGMPERMDLVRGRLQAHAKGFAFLIPEDREHPDVYIHANDMKSAMNGDTVFVKVTSQGPSGGRLEGEIVRIVTRAVTQVVGVFQSHEVYGFVIPDDKRINRDIFIPRTNFNGAVDGQKVVAKIVSYPEGRAAAEGEVIEILGHKDEPGIDILSVIRKHQLPEAFPDEVVEESEKAPDAITEEEIIQQGRRDLRGLNIVTIDGEDAKDLDDAVNVEKLPNGNYRLGVHIADVGYYVQENSKLDQEAYNRGCSVYLVDRVIPMLPQRLSNGICSLNPQVDRLTLSCEMEFNDQMKVVKHDIFTSVIKTKERMTYSNVRKILEGEEPELLERYKDLVDDFHLMKEIALKLRAMRMRRGAVDFDFEESKIIVDEECKPVDIVKRERSIAEQIIEEFMLAANETVAEHFHWLKVPFIYRVHEDPDQEKLQNFLAFAANFGHHVKGRGNAIHPRALQSLLEDIKETKEQTVISTMMLRSMKQAKYDSEMSGHFGLAAEFYSHFTSPIRRYPDLVIHRVIREVIENNGALPENRQEYLAGRMADIAQQSSERERVAVEAERDTEKMKKAEYMLDKVGEEFEGMISSVTSFGMFIELENTVEGLIRLSALTDDYYHFDDQHMALIGERTSKVFRIGDEVKIRVARVSMEEYTIDFEMVDMKPRGERPGGFSGGRGGKGGRPAGGGARGGAKSGSGGFSGSRGGKGAPTGAGGSRGGRSADESSKGGRGGRSGASNTAGSAGGKGGGKPRGERRAGDIGGSAGRSKGAVSFGFGSGKGGYSSTAGGQEGTSASGQGNALNSGSSRGEGSFKSGKGGGKGGKGGSGRKNTSPSGVFIGEGATPGGVQEGGAPRRKRKKSKGAPANGTAAFVRKKKK
- the eno gene encoding phosphopyruvate hydratase gives rise to the protein MTIISDVYAREVLDSRGNPTVEVEVYLESGAIGRAIVPSGASTGAHEAVELRDGDKSRYLGKGVLQAVKNVNETIAPEVIGMDALDQLGIDKLMITLDGTPNKGKLGANAILAVSMAVARAAADALDLPLYVYLGGFNAKVLPVPMMNIINGGEHADNNIDVQEFMVLPVGAPSFKEALRVGAEIFHNLKSVLSSKGLNTAVGDEGGFAPNLGSNEEAITTIIEAIEKAGYKPGVDVFLGMDVASTEFYKDGKYTLAGEGKSYTSAEYVDLLASWVEKYPIITIEDGMSEDDWDGWKLLTEKLGDKVQLVGDDLFVTNTERLGRGIEQGIGNSILIKVNQIGTLTETFDAIEMAKRAGYTAVISHRSGESEDSTIADIAVATNAGQIKTGAPSRTDRIAKYNQLLRIEDQLGELAQYNGLKGFYNLKK
- the secG gene encoding preprotein translocase subunit SecG, giving the protein MDIALKLLLVVFSIGLITVVLLQHGKSAGLAGAISGGAEHLFGKTKARGLDLFLQRATVVLGAGFFILSIIVTVVSK